A genomic stretch from Candidatus Cloacimonadota bacterium includes:
- a CDS encoding aminopeptidase P family protein: HDTGYFQQENNFLYLTGLEVPEAVLVIYKIKDKPVIDLFIERNIPEMVVWEGEKMLPDKAREKSGIKMVSFLDEFERKLGMYLLNKHKCFINRIHSGLNSPLNKQQLFIKSVRDRFPELSYEDFTEIIRPLRMIKDKWEIQQIQKAIDITAQGISEIFKKAKSGMMEYELEAILNYEITRSGMRHLGFKSIIAAGKNAATLHYVNNNSMIGKNDLILLDVGAACNNYSADISRTFPVSGKFTARQKAVYGEVLKINKKIIAMVKPGVGLKELNEKTIELIKVALKKLKLIKDEKDYRQYYMHSVSHHLGLDTHDVGKRDSILKTGNVITVEPGIYIPKEKIGVRIEDDILVTKTGHQILSKNIPKEIEDIERG, encoded by the coding sequence ACATGATACAGGATATTTCCAGCAGGAAAATAATTTTTTATACTTAACCGGATTAGAGGTTCCGGAAGCTGTTTTGGTTATTTATAAAATTAAAGATAAACCTGTTATCGACCTTTTTATTGAGAGAAATATCCCGGAAATGGTAGTGTGGGAAGGTGAAAAAATGCTTCCTGATAAAGCCAGAGAAAAAAGCGGGATCAAGATGGTTTCCTTCCTGGATGAATTTGAACGGAAGCTCGGAATGTATCTTCTCAATAAGCATAAATGCTTTATCAATCGTATTCATTCCGGATTGAATTCTCCTTTGAATAAACAGCAATTATTTATCAAATCTGTTCGCGATAGATTTCCGGAATTATCATACGAGGATTTTACGGAAATTATTAGACCTTTAAGAATGATCAAAGATAAATGGGAAATTCAGCAGATCCAGAAAGCGATAGATATTACTGCCCAAGGGATCTCGGAAATTTTCAAAAAAGCAAAAAGCGGAATGATGGAATATGAATTAGAGGCGATCCTCAATTATGAGATTACAAGAAGCGGAATGAGACATCTCGGTTTTAAATCCATTATCGCTGCCGGGAAAAATGCTGCTACTTTACATTATGTAAACAATAACTCGATGATCGGGAAAAATGATCTTATCCTATTGGATGTTGGTGCTGCATGCAATAACTACAGTGCTGATATTTCAAGAACTTTTCCGGTTTCCGGAAAGTTCACAGCCAGGCAGAAAGCAGTTTATGGAGAAGTTTTAAAAATCAATAAAAAAATTATCGCGATGGTCAAACCGGGAGTAGGTTTGAAAGAACTCAATGAAAAGACGATCGAACTCATTAAAGTCGCTCTAAAAAAACTGAAGCTGATCAAGGATGAAAAGGATTACAGACAATATTATATGCATTCGGTTTCGCATCATCTCGGTCTGGATACTCATGATGTCGGGAAAAGAGATTCTATTCTGAAGACGGGAAATGTAATAACTGTCGAACCGGGAATTTACATTCCGAAAGAAAAGATCGGAGTGAGAATTGAAGATGATATTCTGGTCACAAAGACCGGACATCAAATTCTTTCGAAGAATATCCCGAAGGAAATCGAGGATATAGAACGCGGATAA
- a CDS encoding pantetheine-phosphate adenylyltransferase yields MKIAIYPGTFDPITNGHIDVLKKAIKIFDEVILAVAHDNAKNTIFNLDERVELCRESTKNLPNVKVEKFDGLVVNFAKKLKASAMIRGLRAVSDFEYELSLALMNKELYQDVDTVFFVPHNKYLYLSSTMIRQVVRLGGDVKDLIPDCVEQALLKKNKK; encoded by the coding sequence ATGAAAATAGCCATCTATCCCGGAACATTTGATCCTATTACAAATGGTCATATCGATGTTCTTAAAAAAGCGATCAAGATCTTTGATGAAGTAATATTAGCGGTTGCTCATGATAATGCTAAAAACACAATTTTCAATCTGGACGAAAGAGTAGAATTATGCCGGGAATCGACTAAAAATCTGCCCAATGTCAAAGTTGAGAAATTTGACGGTCTAGTCGTTAATTTTGCGAAAAAGCTGAAAGCATCTGCCATGATCAGAGGTTTAAGGGCAGTTTCCGATTTTGAGTATGAACTTTCACTCGCATTGATGAATAAAGAGCTCTATCAAGATGTCGATACTGTTTTTTTTGTTCCGCATAATAAATATTTGTATTTGAGTTCGACCATGATCCGGCAGGTTGTCAGGTTGGGTGGAGATGTAAAGGATTTGATCCCGGATTGTGTGGAGCAGGCATTGCTCAAAAAGAATAAGAAATAA
- a CDS encoding DUF3467 domain-containing protein, with product MNDKKKKLNIKLDEKIGEGIYSNFVMITSSPSEFILDFGRIAPGLKDARILSRIFTTPQHAKQFSNLLEKNIENFENQHGEIKLPGKPDDKEIGFKSLGQNS from the coding sequence ATGAACGACAAGAAAAAAAAGTTAAACATCAAATTAGATGAAAAGATCGGAGAAGGAATTTATTCCAATTTTGTGATGATCACGAGTTCACCCTCTGAATTTATCCTTGATTTCGGCAGGATCGCTCCGGGATTAAAAGATGCTCGCATTTTAAGCAGGATTTTCACAACACCACAGCATGCAAAACAATTTTCAAATCTGCTGGAGAAGAACATTGAAAACTTTGAAAATCAACATGGTGAGATCAAATTACCGGGTAAACCAGACGACAAAGAGATCGGATTTAAGAGTTTAGGACAAAATTCTTGA